From Watersipora subatra chromosome 8, tzWatSuba1.1, whole genome shotgun sequence, a single genomic window includes:
- the LOC137401540 gene encoding run domain Beclin-1-interacting and cysteine-rich domain-containing protein-like isoform X3, producing the protein MDLNNLLIDVKTTVEGLLSMPTANVWSIYGGLKRLCACVENVLNHGLKYSHKAGKESTLDYNQFIRSLQWLNPVLAPSSDKIRKLSLEENISEGKAWVRHSLQSHTLRAQLVVLVGDRQHLTNCYYEYAFLCHADYFAAFCLCLEAVEKNRPSLLTNIDHSLLLHPNKTRTTTLPFTRHPSDTTVYLSEPSTPTVDPLTNEVAAPFTLTSRNSRERQQKVTSEERAMRNSVENSALDSILNTEEGGSDVPHSPQSNPKTSKGKQPMKGHQRSKSDLSFLKAQLQTSKSATDLTNGPSLSSSLPGDEFGLDKRIRDASKSKETPMFYNNDSYFPQPTPGESLKSYLSSQDFDTCAELDRENAHFAISEALMAAIEHMKWNQVLRPSQPAPVLQIEDTDAESDEEIVRLKRKIQERRKLRKSSKLLTVNYSEKSSSGATPKSSSHSNSVKDSDSLFSDEDMYGSSGFSDTDSLLTLRDGVPLSNRLTSMAEPAPVIPSADQVALSLLSHFNEYHLPKADQLIWLVSEKEAPQALLPLPDSMPISPDDMNEGRKGTRIRGNAEWAPPRPQIIFNIHPPQGRKVLISKQNYRCAGCGTKIEQGYLKRFRYCEYLGKYFCHCCHTNNTSIIPAKILHKWDFSKYPVSNFSRDLLLKMAEDPLFNLLDINRGILHKVKTLQQITLSRLQLRLCRIFLASCRLGTEVYSQLLSIPEYLLDDVHLYSITDLKKAKNKALDKSLRATAQDAISHVLECTLCKAKGFICEICNDDKEVIFPFQFDKVIRCNFCLSCFHSTCYAKRGKNCPKCARIEARKMSLADTNNPDGTAQDS; encoded by the exons ATGGATCTGAACAACTTACTGATTGATGTCAAGACGACAGTGGAGGGTTTGCTGTCAATGCCAACTGCAAATGTTTGGTCCATATATGGAGGCCTGAAACGTCTTTGCGCTTGTGTTGAGAATGTACTTAATCATGGTCTAAAATATTCTCAT AAGGCAGGCAAGGAGAGCACTCTCGATTATAATCAGTTCATTAGATCACTTCAATGGTTGAACCCAGTGCTGGCACCGTCTTCTGACAAAATAAGAAAACTCTCTCTGGAGGAAAATATCTCTGAAG GAAAAGCATGGGTGAGACATAGTCTGCAGTCACACACGTTGAGAGCACAACTTGTGGTGCTAGTAGGTGATAGGCAGCACCTCACTAACTGTTACTATG AGTATGCATTTCTGTGTCACGCTGACTACTTTGCTGCCTTTTGTCTTTGCTTGGAAGCTGTGGAGAAGAACAGACCCTCTTTGTTAACCAACATAGACCATAGCCTG CTTCTTCATCCAAATAAAACTCGGACCACAACTCTGCCGTTCACCCGTCATCCCTCTGACACAACAGTGTATCTTTCTG AACCCAGCACACCAACGGTTGACCCGCTGACAAATGAGGTGGCTGCGCCTTTCACGTTGACATCACGGAATTCACGAGAAAGACAACAGAAAGTGACAAGTGAGGAAAGAGCGATGAGAAATTCGGTTGAGAACTCAGCGTTAGACTCGATACTGAACACAGAGGAAGGGGGGAGTGACGTTCCACATTCTCCG CAGTCCAATCCAAAGACAAGTAAAGGGAAGCAGCCGATGAAAGGTCACCAAAGGTCAAAATCGGATCTGAGCTTTCTCAAGGCTCAGTTGCAGACGTCCAAATCAGCCACAGACCTGACAAATGGTCCTTCTCTTTCTTCCAGTCTCCCCGGGGATGAGTTCGGGTTGGACAAGAGGATTCGTGATGCAAGCAAAAGTAAAG AAACACCCATGTTTTACAATAATGACAGCTACTTTCCTCAACCTACTCCTGGAGAGTCTCTAAAAAGTTACCTTTCATCTCAAGATTTTGATACATGCGCAGAGCTTGATAGG GAAAATGCACACTTCGCCATCTCAGAGGCACTGATGGCTGCCATAGAGCATATGAAATGGAATCAAGTCTTACGACCGTCTCAGCCTGCCCCAGTACTTCAGATAGAAGATACAGATGCAGAAAGTGATGAGGAAATAGTCAGGCTGAAGCGGAAAATTCAG GAGAGGAGAAAGCTGCGCAAGAGTAGTAAACTACTGACTGTCAACTACTCAGAGAAAAGTAGCAGCGGCGCAACTCCAAAGTCTTCATCACACAGCAATTCTGTCAAGGACTCAG ATTCACTATTCAGTGATGAGGACATGTACGGAAGCTCAGGTTTCTCAGACACAGATTCCTTGCTGACACTGAGGGACGGGGTGCCACTCTCCAACAGGTTA ACAAGTATGGCAGAGCCTGCTCCAGTCATACCGTCAGCAGACCAGGTAGCTCTTTCTCTCCTCAGCCACTTTAATGAGTACCATTTACCAAAGGCTGACCAACTCATCTGGCTTGTTTCTGAAAAGGAGGCTCCTCAGGCT TTACTGCCATTGCCTGATTCGATGCCAATATCTCCAGATGATATGAATGAGGGCAGGAAAGGCACCCGCATCCGTGGAAATGCTGAGTGGGCCCCACCTCGAccacaaattattttcaatattcACCCTCCACAAGG GCGTAAGGTGCTAATAAGCAAGCAGAACTACAGATGTGCTGGGTGTGGCACCAAGATAGAGCAGG GGTATCTCAAGAGATTCCGGTATTGTGAATATCTCGGCAAGTATTTTTGTCACTGTTGCCATACCAACAACACATCCATCATCCCAGCAAAGATTCTTCACAAGTGGGACTTTTCTAAG TATCCAGTCTCAAATTTCTCAAGAGACCTTCTTTTAAAGATGGCTGAGGATCCCCTCTTTAACCTGCTTGACATTAACAGAGGCATCTTGCACAAGGTGAAAACCCTCCAGCAAATCACACTTTCTCGTCTTCAACTTCGGTTGTGCAGAATATTTCTTGCTTCCTGCAGGCTAGGCACTGA AGTTTATAGTCAGCTCCTATCGATACCTGAATATCTCCTAGACGATGTGCATCTATATTCTATAACTGACCTAAAAAAG GCTAAAAACAAGGCGCTGGATAAGAGTCTGCGAGCAACAGCGCAAGACGCTATATCTCATGTCCTGGAATGTACG CTGTGCAAGGCAAAGGGTTTCATATGCGAGATATGCAATGATGATAAAGAGGTTATATTTCCATTCCAGTTTGACAAGGTCATTAGGTGCAACT TCTGTCTCTCCTGTTTCCATTCGACGTGTTATGCAAAGCGTGGAAAGAACTGCCCCAAGTGTGCGAGAATTGAGGCTAG GAAGATGTCACTTGCGGACACAAATAATCCAGATGGCACTGCTCAAGATAGTTAG
- the LOC137401540 gene encoding run domain Beclin-1-interacting and cysteine-rich domain-containing protein-like isoform X5 → MFRAEEYAFLCHADYFAAFCLCLEAVEKNRPSLLTNIDHSLLLHPNKTRTTTLPFTRHPSDTTVYLSEPSTPTVDPLTNEVAAPFTLTSRNSRERQQKVTSEERAMRNSVENSALDSILNTEEGGSDVPHSPQSNPKTSKGKQPMKGHQRSKSDLSFLKAQLQTSKSATDLTNGPSLSSSLPGDEFGLDKRIRDASKSKETPMFYNNDSYFPQPTPGESLKSYLSSQDFDTCAELDRENAHFAISEALMAAIEHMKWNQVLRPSQPAPVLQIEDTDAESDEEIVRLKRKIQERRKLRKSSKLLTVNYSEKSSSGATPKSSSHSNSVKDSDSLFSDEDMYGSSGFSDTDSLLTLRDGVPLSNSKTSMAEPAPVIPSADQVALSLLSHFNEYHLPKADQLIWLVSEKEAPQALLPLPDSMPISPDDMNEGRKGTRIRGNAEWAPPRPQIIFNIHPPQGRKVLISKQNYRCAGCGTKIEQGYLKRFRYCEYLGKYFCHCCHTNNTSIIPAKILHKWDFSKYPVSNFSRDLLLKMAEDPLFNLLDINRGILHKVKTLQQITLSRLQLRLCRIFLASCRLGTEVYSQLLSIPEYLLDDVHLYSITDLKKAKNKALDKSLRATAQDAISHVLECTLCKAKGFICEICNDDKEVIFPFQFDKVIRCNFCLSCFHSTCYAKRGKNCPKCARIEARKMSLADTNNPDGTAQDS, encoded by the exons ATGTTCAGAGCTGAGG AGTATGCATTTCTGTGTCACGCTGACTACTTTGCTGCCTTTTGTCTTTGCTTGGAAGCTGTGGAGAAGAACAGACCCTCTTTGTTAACCAACATAGACCATAGCCTG CTTCTTCATCCAAATAAAACTCGGACCACAACTCTGCCGTTCACCCGTCATCCCTCTGACACAACAGTGTATCTTTCTG AACCCAGCACACCAACGGTTGACCCGCTGACAAATGAGGTGGCTGCGCCTTTCACGTTGACATCACGGAATTCACGAGAAAGACAACAGAAAGTGACAAGTGAGGAAAGAGCGATGAGAAATTCGGTTGAGAACTCAGCGTTAGACTCGATACTGAACACAGAGGAAGGGGGGAGTGACGTTCCACATTCTCCG CAGTCCAATCCAAAGACAAGTAAAGGGAAGCAGCCGATGAAAGGTCACCAAAGGTCAAAATCGGATCTGAGCTTTCTCAAGGCTCAGTTGCAGACGTCCAAATCAGCCACAGACCTGACAAATGGTCCTTCTCTTTCTTCCAGTCTCCCCGGGGATGAGTTCGGGTTGGACAAGAGGATTCGTGATGCAAGCAAAAGTAAAG AAACACCCATGTTTTACAATAATGACAGCTACTTTCCTCAACCTACTCCTGGAGAGTCTCTAAAAAGTTACCTTTCATCTCAAGATTTTGATACATGCGCAGAGCTTGATAGG GAAAATGCACACTTCGCCATCTCAGAGGCACTGATGGCTGCCATAGAGCATATGAAATGGAATCAAGTCTTACGACCGTCTCAGCCTGCCCCAGTACTTCAGATAGAAGATACAGATGCAGAAAGTGATGAGGAAATAGTCAGGCTGAAGCGGAAAATTCAG GAGAGGAGAAAGCTGCGCAAGAGTAGTAAACTACTGACTGTCAACTACTCAGAGAAAAGTAGCAGCGGCGCAACTCCAAAGTCTTCATCACACAGCAATTCTGTCAAGGACTCAG ATTCACTATTCAGTGATGAGGACATGTACGGAAGCTCAGGTTTCTCAGACACAGATTCCTTGCTGACACTGAGGGACGGGGTGCCACTCTCCAACAG CAAGACAAGTATGGCAGAGCCTGCTCCAGTCATACCGTCAGCAGACCAGGTAGCTCTTTCTCTCCTCAGCCACTTTAATGAGTACCATTTACCAAAGGCTGACCAACTCATCTGGCTTGTTTCTGAAAAGGAGGCTCCTCAGGCT TTACTGCCATTGCCTGATTCGATGCCAATATCTCCAGATGATATGAATGAGGGCAGGAAAGGCACCCGCATCCGTGGAAATGCTGAGTGGGCCCCACCTCGAccacaaattattttcaatattcACCCTCCACAAGG GCGTAAGGTGCTAATAAGCAAGCAGAACTACAGATGTGCTGGGTGTGGCACCAAGATAGAGCAGG GGTATCTCAAGAGATTCCGGTATTGTGAATATCTCGGCAAGTATTTTTGTCACTGTTGCCATACCAACAACACATCCATCATCCCAGCAAAGATTCTTCACAAGTGGGACTTTTCTAAG TATCCAGTCTCAAATTTCTCAAGAGACCTTCTTTTAAAGATGGCTGAGGATCCCCTCTTTAACCTGCTTGACATTAACAGAGGCATCTTGCACAAGGTGAAAACCCTCCAGCAAATCACACTTTCTCGTCTTCAACTTCGGTTGTGCAGAATATTTCTTGCTTCCTGCAGGCTAGGCACTGA AGTTTATAGTCAGCTCCTATCGATACCTGAATATCTCCTAGACGATGTGCATCTATATTCTATAACTGACCTAAAAAAG GCTAAAAACAAGGCGCTGGATAAGAGTCTGCGAGCAACAGCGCAAGACGCTATATCTCATGTCCTGGAATGTACG CTGTGCAAGGCAAAGGGTTTCATATGCGAGATATGCAATGATGATAAAGAGGTTATATTTCCATTCCAGTTTGACAAGGTCATTAGGTGCAACT TCTGTCTCTCCTGTTTCCATTCGACGTGTTATGCAAAGCGTGGAAAGAACTGCCCCAAGTGTGCGAGAATTGAGGCTAG GAAGATGTCACTTGCGGACACAAATAATCCAGATGGCACTGCTCAAGATAGTTAG
- the LOC137401540 gene encoding run domain Beclin-1-interacting and cysteine-rich domain-containing protein-like isoform X2 — protein sequence MDLNNLLIDVKTTVEGLLSMPTANVWSIYGGLKRLCACVENVLNHGLKYSHKAGKESTLDYNQFIRSLQWLNPVLAPSSDKIRKLSLEENISEGKAWVRHSLQSHTLRAQLVVLVGDRQHLTNCYYEYAFLCHADYFAAFCLCLEAVEKNRPSLLTNIDHSLLLHPNKTRTTTLPFTRHPSDTTVYLSEPSTPTVDPLTNEVAAPFTLTSRNSRERQQKVTSEERAMRNSVENSALDSILNTEEGGSDVPHSPSNPKTSKGKQPMKGHQRSKSDLSFLKAQLQTSKSATDLTNGPSLSSSLPGDEFGLDKRIRDASKSKETPMFYNNDSYFPQPTPGESLKSYLSSQDFDTCAELDRENAHFAISEALMAAIEHMKWNQVLRPSQPAPVLQIEDTDAESDEEIVRLKRKIQERRKLRKSSKLLTVNYSEKSSSGATPKSSSHSNSVKDSDSLFSDEDMYGSSGFSDTDSLLTLRDGVPLSNSKTSMAEPAPVIPSADQVALSLLSHFNEYHLPKADQLIWLVSEKEAPQALLPLPDSMPISPDDMNEGRKGTRIRGNAEWAPPRPQIIFNIHPPQGRKVLISKQNYRCAGCGTKIEQGYLKRFRYCEYLGKYFCHCCHTNNTSIIPAKILHKWDFSKYPVSNFSRDLLLKMAEDPLFNLLDINRGILHKVKTLQQITLSRLQLRLCRIFLASCRLGTEVYSQLLSIPEYLLDDVHLYSITDLKKAKNKALDKSLRATAQDAISHVLECTLCKAKGFICEICNDDKEVIFPFQFDKVIRCNFCLSCFHSTCYAKRGKNCPKCARIEARKMSLADTNNPDGTAQDS from the exons ATGGATCTGAACAACTTACTGATTGATGTCAAGACGACAGTGGAGGGTTTGCTGTCAATGCCAACTGCAAATGTTTGGTCCATATATGGAGGCCTGAAACGTCTTTGCGCTTGTGTTGAGAATGTACTTAATCATGGTCTAAAATATTCTCAT AAGGCAGGCAAGGAGAGCACTCTCGATTATAATCAGTTCATTAGATCACTTCAATGGTTGAACCCAGTGCTGGCACCGTCTTCTGACAAAATAAGAAAACTCTCTCTGGAGGAAAATATCTCTGAAG GAAAAGCATGGGTGAGACATAGTCTGCAGTCACACACGTTGAGAGCACAACTTGTGGTGCTAGTAGGTGATAGGCAGCACCTCACTAACTGTTACTATG AGTATGCATTTCTGTGTCACGCTGACTACTTTGCTGCCTTTTGTCTTTGCTTGGAAGCTGTGGAGAAGAACAGACCCTCTTTGTTAACCAACATAGACCATAGCCTG CTTCTTCATCCAAATAAAACTCGGACCACAACTCTGCCGTTCACCCGTCATCCCTCTGACACAACAGTGTATCTTTCTG AACCCAGCACACCAACGGTTGACCCGCTGACAAATGAGGTGGCTGCGCCTTTCACGTTGACATCACGGAATTCACGAGAAAGACAACAGAAAGTGACAAGTGAGGAAAGAGCGATGAGAAATTCGGTTGAGAACTCAGCGTTAGACTCGATACTGAACACAGAGGAAGGGGGGAGTGACGTTCCACATTCTCCG TCCAATCCAAAGACAAGTAAAGGGAAGCAGCCGATGAAAGGTCACCAAAGGTCAAAATCGGATCTGAGCTTTCTCAAGGCTCAGTTGCAGACGTCCAAATCAGCCACAGACCTGACAAATGGTCCTTCTCTTTCTTCCAGTCTCCCCGGGGATGAGTTCGGGTTGGACAAGAGGATTCGTGATGCAAGCAAAAGTAAAG AAACACCCATGTTTTACAATAATGACAGCTACTTTCCTCAACCTACTCCTGGAGAGTCTCTAAAAAGTTACCTTTCATCTCAAGATTTTGATACATGCGCAGAGCTTGATAGG GAAAATGCACACTTCGCCATCTCAGAGGCACTGATGGCTGCCATAGAGCATATGAAATGGAATCAAGTCTTACGACCGTCTCAGCCTGCCCCAGTACTTCAGATAGAAGATACAGATGCAGAAAGTGATGAGGAAATAGTCAGGCTGAAGCGGAAAATTCAG GAGAGGAGAAAGCTGCGCAAGAGTAGTAAACTACTGACTGTCAACTACTCAGAGAAAAGTAGCAGCGGCGCAACTCCAAAGTCTTCATCACACAGCAATTCTGTCAAGGACTCAG ATTCACTATTCAGTGATGAGGACATGTACGGAAGCTCAGGTTTCTCAGACACAGATTCCTTGCTGACACTGAGGGACGGGGTGCCACTCTCCAACAG CAAGACAAGTATGGCAGAGCCTGCTCCAGTCATACCGTCAGCAGACCAGGTAGCTCTTTCTCTCCTCAGCCACTTTAATGAGTACCATTTACCAAAGGCTGACCAACTCATCTGGCTTGTTTCTGAAAAGGAGGCTCCTCAGGCT TTACTGCCATTGCCTGATTCGATGCCAATATCTCCAGATGATATGAATGAGGGCAGGAAAGGCACCCGCATCCGTGGAAATGCTGAGTGGGCCCCACCTCGAccacaaattattttcaatattcACCCTCCACAAGG GCGTAAGGTGCTAATAAGCAAGCAGAACTACAGATGTGCTGGGTGTGGCACCAAGATAGAGCAGG GGTATCTCAAGAGATTCCGGTATTGTGAATATCTCGGCAAGTATTTTTGTCACTGTTGCCATACCAACAACACATCCATCATCCCAGCAAAGATTCTTCACAAGTGGGACTTTTCTAAG TATCCAGTCTCAAATTTCTCAAGAGACCTTCTTTTAAAGATGGCTGAGGATCCCCTCTTTAACCTGCTTGACATTAACAGAGGCATCTTGCACAAGGTGAAAACCCTCCAGCAAATCACACTTTCTCGTCTTCAACTTCGGTTGTGCAGAATATTTCTTGCTTCCTGCAGGCTAGGCACTGA AGTTTATAGTCAGCTCCTATCGATACCTGAATATCTCCTAGACGATGTGCATCTATATTCTATAACTGACCTAAAAAAG GCTAAAAACAAGGCGCTGGATAAGAGTCTGCGAGCAACAGCGCAAGACGCTATATCTCATGTCCTGGAATGTACG CTGTGCAAGGCAAAGGGTTTCATATGCGAGATATGCAATGATGATAAAGAGGTTATATTTCCATTCCAGTTTGACAAGGTCATTAGGTGCAACT TCTGTCTCTCCTGTTTCCATTCGACGTGTTATGCAAAGCGTGGAAAGAACTGCCCCAAGTGTGCGAGAATTGAGGCTAG GAAGATGTCACTTGCGGACACAAATAATCCAGATGGCACTGCTCAAGATAGTTAG
- the LOC137401540 gene encoding run domain Beclin-1-interacting and cysteine-rich domain-containing protein-like isoform X1: MDLNNLLIDVKTTVEGLLSMPTANVWSIYGGLKRLCACVENVLNHGLKYSHKAGKESTLDYNQFIRSLQWLNPVLAPSSDKIRKLSLEENISEGKAWVRHSLQSHTLRAQLVVLVGDRQHLTNCYYEYAFLCHADYFAAFCLCLEAVEKNRPSLLTNIDHSLLLHPNKTRTTTLPFTRHPSDTTVYLSEPSTPTVDPLTNEVAAPFTLTSRNSRERQQKVTSEERAMRNSVENSALDSILNTEEGGSDVPHSPQSNPKTSKGKQPMKGHQRSKSDLSFLKAQLQTSKSATDLTNGPSLSSSLPGDEFGLDKRIRDASKSKETPMFYNNDSYFPQPTPGESLKSYLSSQDFDTCAELDRENAHFAISEALMAAIEHMKWNQVLRPSQPAPVLQIEDTDAESDEEIVRLKRKIQERRKLRKSSKLLTVNYSEKSSSGATPKSSSHSNSVKDSDSLFSDEDMYGSSGFSDTDSLLTLRDGVPLSNSKTSMAEPAPVIPSADQVALSLLSHFNEYHLPKADQLIWLVSEKEAPQALLPLPDSMPISPDDMNEGRKGTRIRGNAEWAPPRPQIIFNIHPPQGRKVLISKQNYRCAGCGTKIEQGYLKRFRYCEYLGKYFCHCCHTNNTSIIPAKILHKWDFSKYPVSNFSRDLLLKMAEDPLFNLLDINRGILHKVKTLQQITLSRLQLRLCRIFLASCRLGTEVYSQLLSIPEYLLDDVHLYSITDLKKAKNKALDKSLRATAQDAISHVLECTLCKAKGFICEICNDDKEVIFPFQFDKVIRCNFCLSCFHSTCYAKRGKNCPKCARIEARKMSLADTNNPDGTAQDS; encoded by the exons ATGGATCTGAACAACTTACTGATTGATGTCAAGACGACAGTGGAGGGTTTGCTGTCAATGCCAACTGCAAATGTTTGGTCCATATATGGAGGCCTGAAACGTCTTTGCGCTTGTGTTGAGAATGTACTTAATCATGGTCTAAAATATTCTCAT AAGGCAGGCAAGGAGAGCACTCTCGATTATAATCAGTTCATTAGATCACTTCAATGGTTGAACCCAGTGCTGGCACCGTCTTCTGACAAAATAAGAAAACTCTCTCTGGAGGAAAATATCTCTGAAG GAAAAGCATGGGTGAGACATAGTCTGCAGTCACACACGTTGAGAGCACAACTTGTGGTGCTAGTAGGTGATAGGCAGCACCTCACTAACTGTTACTATG AGTATGCATTTCTGTGTCACGCTGACTACTTTGCTGCCTTTTGTCTTTGCTTGGAAGCTGTGGAGAAGAACAGACCCTCTTTGTTAACCAACATAGACCATAGCCTG CTTCTTCATCCAAATAAAACTCGGACCACAACTCTGCCGTTCACCCGTCATCCCTCTGACACAACAGTGTATCTTTCTG AACCCAGCACACCAACGGTTGACCCGCTGACAAATGAGGTGGCTGCGCCTTTCACGTTGACATCACGGAATTCACGAGAAAGACAACAGAAAGTGACAAGTGAGGAAAGAGCGATGAGAAATTCGGTTGAGAACTCAGCGTTAGACTCGATACTGAACACAGAGGAAGGGGGGAGTGACGTTCCACATTCTCCG CAGTCCAATCCAAAGACAAGTAAAGGGAAGCAGCCGATGAAAGGTCACCAAAGGTCAAAATCGGATCTGAGCTTTCTCAAGGCTCAGTTGCAGACGTCCAAATCAGCCACAGACCTGACAAATGGTCCTTCTCTTTCTTCCAGTCTCCCCGGGGATGAGTTCGGGTTGGACAAGAGGATTCGTGATGCAAGCAAAAGTAAAG AAACACCCATGTTTTACAATAATGACAGCTACTTTCCTCAACCTACTCCTGGAGAGTCTCTAAAAAGTTACCTTTCATCTCAAGATTTTGATACATGCGCAGAGCTTGATAGG GAAAATGCACACTTCGCCATCTCAGAGGCACTGATGGCTGCCATAGAGCATATGAAATGGAATCAAGTCTTACGACCGTCTCAGCCTGCCCCAGTACTTCAGATAGAAGATACAGATGCAGAAAGTGATGAGGAAATAGTCAGGCTGAAGCGGAAAATTCAG GAGAGGAGAAAGCTGCGCAAGAGTAGTAAACTACTGACTGTCAACTACTCAGAGAAAAGTAGCAGCGGCGCAACTCCAAAGTCTTCATCACACAGCAATTCTGTCAAGGACTCAG ATTCACTATTCAGTGATGAGGACATGTACGGAAGCTCAGGTTTCTCAGACACAGATTCCTTGCTGACACTGAGGGACGGGGTGCCACTCTCCAACAG CAAGACAAGTATGGCAGAGCCTGCTCCAGTCATACCGTCAGCAGACCAGGTAGCTCTTTCTCTCCTCAGCCACTTTAATGAGTACCATTTACCAAAGGCTGACCAACTCATCTGGCTTGTTTCTGAAAAGGAGGCTCCTCAGGCT TTACTGCCATTGCCTGATTCGATGCCAATATCTCCAGATGATATGAATGAGGGCAGGAAAGGCACCCGCATCCGTGGAAATGCTGAGTGGGCCCCACCTCGAccacaaattattttcaatattcACCCTCCACAAGG GCGTAAGGTGCTAATAAGCAAGCAGAACTACAGATGTGCTGGGTGTGGCACCAAGATAGAGCAGG GGTATCTCAAGAGATTCCGGTATTGTGAATATCTCGGCAAGTATTTTTGTCACTGTTGCCATACCAACAACACATCCATCATCCCAGCAAAGATTCTTCACAAGTGGGACTTTTCTAAG TATCCAGTCTCAAATTTCTCAAGAGACCTTCTTTTAAAGATGGCTGAGGATCCCCTCTTTAACCTGCTTGACATTAACAGAGGCATCTTGCACAAGGTGAAAACCCTCCAGCAAATCACACTTTCTCGTCTTCAACTTCGGTTGTGCAGAATATTTCTTGCTTCCTGCAGGCTAGGCACTGA AGTTTATAGTCAGCTCCTATCGATACCTGAATATCTCCTAGACGATGTGCATCTATATTCTATAACTGACCTAAAAAAG GCTAAAAACAAGGCGCTGGATAAGAGTCTGCGAGCAACAGCGCAAGACGCTATATCTCATGTCCTGGAATGTACG CTGTGCAAGGCAAAGGGTTTCATATGCGAGATATGCAATGATGATAAAGAGGTTATATTTCCATTCCAGTTTGACAAGGTCATTAGGTGCAACT TCTGTCTCTCCTGTTTCCATTCGACGTGTTATGCAAAGCGTGGAAAGAACTGCCCCAAGTGTGCGAGAATTGAGGCTAG GAAGATGTCACTTGCGGACACAAATAATCCAGATGGCACTGCTCAAGATAGTTAG